From the genome of Spirosomataceae bacterium TFI 002, one region includes:
- a CDS encoding GMP synthase (glutamine-hydrolysing) has protein sequence MNEEILIIDFGSQYTQLIARRVRELNVYCEIHPFSKIPEISENVKGIILSGSPCSVRDEESPRIDFSRFKGKVPVLGVCYGAQLLAQTEGGRVEASTTREYGRALLSSIAQGNPLLEGLDINSQVWMSHADTIKALPSNAKVIASTESVEVAAFQFDGEDTYAIQFHPEVTHSTDGKQLLQNFLVGICGCSQNWTADSFIDTTVAELKAELGDDQVVMGLSGGVDSSVAAMLIHKAIGKNLHCIFVDNGLLRKNEYQEVLDSYNGLGLNVKGVDAKDRFYKALEGLTDPEAKRKAIGNAFIEVFDEEAHKIENVKWLGQGTIYPDIIESVSVKGPSVTIKSHHNVGGLPDYMKLKVVEPLKLQFKDGVRVVGKAMDMPQAILGRHPFPGPGLGIRILSDITPEKVRILQEVDYIFINGLKNKGLYDEVWQAGVMLLPVQSVGVMGDERTYENVVALRAVSSVDGMTADWCHLPYDFLADVSNQIINNVKGVNRVVYDISSKPPATIEWE, from the coding sequence ATGAACGAAGAAATTTTAATCATTGATTTTGGCTCACAGTATACACAATTAATTGCTCGCCGAGTTCGAGAATTAAATGTCTATTGCGAAATTCATCCTTTTAGCAAAATTCCTGAAATAAGTGAAAATGTCAAAGGTATTATTCTTTCTGGAAGTCCTTGTTCGGTAAGAGATGAAGAATCACCTAGAATAGATTTTTCTCGTTTTAAGGGTAAAGTACCGGTATTAGGTGTGTGTTATGGGGCTCAACTTTTGGCACAAACAGAAGGTGGAAGGGTAGAAGCAAGTACTACAAGAGAATATGGTAGAGCTTTGCTAAGCTCAATTGCTCAAGGAAACCCATTATTAGAAGGCTTAGATATTAACTCGCAAGTTTGGATGTCTCATGCGGACACCATTAAAGCGTTGCCAAGTAATGCAAAGGTAATAGCATCTACTGAAAGTGTTGAAGTGGCGGCATTTCAGTTTGATGGCGAAGATACATATGCGATTCAGTTTCACCCTGAGGTAACTCACAGCACTGATGGCAAGCAGTTGTTGCAAAACTTTCTAGTTGGAATTTGTGGTTGTAGCCAAAACTGGACGGCAGATTCATTTATAGATACTACAGTTGCAGAACTTAAAGCGGAGTTAGGAGATGATCAAGTTGTAATGGGTTTATCTGGCGGAGTAGATTCCTCAGTTGCTGCAATGCTAATTCACAAAGCAATTGGTAAAAACCTTCACTGCATCTTTGTTGACAACGGCTTATTAAGGAAAAACGAATATCAAGAGGTACTCGATTCATATAATGGACTTGGCCTTAATGTAAAAGGAGTAGATGCCAAAGACCGCTTTTACAAGGCATTAGAAGGACTAACAGATCCGGAGGCTAAAAGAAAGGCTATTGGGAACGCATTTATTGAAGTTTTTGACGAAGAAGCTCATAAAATAGAAAACGTAAAATGGCTTGGGCAGGGAACAATTTATCCTGATATCATTGAGTCTGTTTCGGTTAAAGGTCCTTCGGTTACTATTAAGTCTCACCATAATGTAGGAGGATTACCTGACTACATGAAATTGAAAGTTGTTGAGCCTCTCAAACTTCAATTTAAAGATGGAGTAAGGGTTGTAGGAAAAGCAATGGATATGCCACAGGCTATATTAGGTCGCCATCCTTTTCCGGGTCCAGGTTTAGGAATTAGAATTTTAAGCGATATTACTCCTGAAAAGGTTCGTATACTTCAAGAAGTTGACTACATCTTCATAAACGGGCTTAAAAACAAGGGTCTCTACGACGAGGTATGGCAAGCAGGAGTTATGTTGCTTCCAGTACAAAGCGTTGGCGTTATGGGAGACGAAAGGACCTATGAGAACGTCGTTGCACTTAGAGCTGTATCAAGTGTTGATGGGATGACAGCAGATTGGTGTCATTTACCATACGATTTCCTTGCAGATGTTTCTAACCAAATTATTAACAACGTGAAAGGTGTTAATAGAGTGGTTTACGACATTAGTTCAAAACCACCTGCAACAATCGAGTGGGAATAA
- a CDS encoding Uncharacterized conserved protein YbbC, DUF1343 family, whose protein sequence is MKYLSPQFRVVLVAFTIICLSSCKTKGNEIKTTEKITVGAERLDKYLPLVKGKKIGLVVNHTSTVGNSHLLDTLLSLGENVKGIYAPEHGFRGEASAGATIKDGKDGKTGIIVFSLYGKNKKPSPEMLAGIDVLIFDIQDVGARFYTYSSTLHYVMEAAGEQDIPLIVLDRPNPNGHYVAGPVLEKDFKSFVGLNPIPVVHGLTLGEMAQMINGEGWTKQHCDLTVIPCSNYDHKSKYEVPIKPSPNLPNNQSIYLYPSICFFEPTVISVGRGTDMQFQVIGGPLKAYGDFSFTPVDKPGAKDPVNEGVKCFGMDLRNSSAFEDKFTLDYLIDFYSKSTNPKGFFTNENFFNLLMGNNWVIQDIKAGKTAEQIQSKWEKPLAEYKLSRKKYLIYPDFE, encoded by the coding sequence ATGAAATATCTAAGCCCCCAGTTTCGAGTTGTTTTAGTAGCTTTTACAATTATATGCCTTTCGAGTTGTAAAACTAAAGGAAATGAAATTAAAACCACCGAAAAAATCACAGTAGGTGCGGAGAGATTGGATAAGTATCTGCCTTTGGTAAAAGGAAAGAAAATAGGACTTGTCGTAAATCATACATCCACAGTGGGTAATAGTCATCTGCTAGACACACTTTTAAGTCTTGGCGAAAATGTGAAAGGAATATATGCACCAGAGCATGGTTTTAGAGGCGAAGCTAGTGCAGGTGCAACTATAAAGGATGGTAAGGATGGAAAAACTGGAATTATTGTATTTTCACTTTATGGAAAAAATAAAAAGCCAAGCCCAGAAATGCTTGCTGGAATAGATGTCCTAATATTTGATATTCAGGATGTGGGAGCTCGTTTTTACACTTACAGTAGTACTTTACATTATGTGATGGAAGCTGCAGGAGAACAAGATATTCCATTAATAGTACTTGATAGACCAAATCCTAATGGTCATTACGTTGCTGGACCAGTTCTAGAAAAAGATTTCAAATCATTTGTTGGCCTAAATCCTATTCCAGTTGTACATGGCCTAACATTGGGTGAAATGGCTCAAATGATCAATGGAGAAGGCTGGACGAAACAACATTGCGATTTGACTGTGATTCCTTGTTCAAATTATGATCACAAATCGAAATACGAAGTTCCAATAAAACCATCTCCGAACCTTCCGAATAACCAATCAATATATCTTTATCCAAGTATTTGCTTTTTTGAACCAACAGTTATTAGTGTTGGTAGAGGAACAGATATGCAGTTTCAAGTGATTGGAGGTCCTCTAAAGGCTTATGGAGACTTTAGCTTTACGCCAGTAGATAAACCTGGAGCGAAGGATCCGGTAAATGAAGGAGTGAAGTGCTTTGGAATGGATTTAAGAAATTCAAGTGCATTTGAAGATAAGTTTACGCTTGATTACCTTATTGACTTTTATTCCAAATCAACCAATCCAAAAGGCTTTTTCACTAATGAGAATTTCTTTAACCTTCTAATGGGTAATAATTGGGTGATTCAAGACATAAAAGCTGGAAAGACAGCTGAACAAATACAATCCAAGTGGGAAAAACCACTTGCTGAATACAAACTTTCGAGAAAAAAATATCTCATTTATCCAGATTTTGAATAA
- a CDS encoding prephenate dehydrogenase (NADP+), with the protein MIFGIIGLGDMGGAFAKIYAKAGFKVVASDLPEKFNSLSKEYQPLGVEVVENAISVAQSADILLFCVEAVKIGDVVKSVAASIRPNTIVGAQTSIKAPEIAAFEKYLAPNIPIVTVHSLHGPHVDPRGQILILINHRASDQQAKTALKFYKHTGSKIEVIGSHQEHDAMMADIQVVTHIGFESIGTSFMHRGIFPWENPIHANGLDNLKLILTLRIYSYKYHVYAGLAILNPYAERDVRVYAEVENELFGLMISEDEAAFRAIIQKAKDEIFSEKEGPLMLNDNLMANYSLNPSADHKPNSHLSLLSMAVTWTRLGSNPYKNLVCQTPPFKLRVGMVEYLFRNEELLEESIKAAIYDKSIRKDDLAFHTAVQEWAHIVESKDLKAYRKHFEKTKAFLADRLDAGRTISTLLIERLNKNEKS; encoded by the coding sequence ATGATATTTGGAATTATTGGATTAGGTGATATGGGTGGAGCTTTTGCAAAAATATATGCAAAAGCCGGGTTCAAAGTTGTAGCCAGCGATCTACCAGAAAAGTTCAATTCACTTTCTAAAGAATATCAACCATTAGGTGTTGAAGTGGTAGAAAATGCAATTTCAGTTGCTCAGTCAGCCGATATTCTATTGTTCTGTGTAGAAGCCGTAAAAATTGGAGACGTTGTTAAAAGCGTTGCCGCTTCCATTCGGCCAAATACTATTGTGGGAGCTCAAACATCAATAAAAGCTCCGGAAATCGCAGCTTTTGAAAAATATTTGGCTCCAAACATCCCTATTGTTACCGTTCACTCTCTTCATGGACCTCATGTTGATCCTCGTGGTCAAATTTTGATTTTGATAAATCACAGGGCAAGTGATCAACAGGCTAAAACTGCACTTAAGTTTTATAAGCATACTGGATCCAAAATAGAGGTTATAGGGTCACATCAAGAACATGATGCCATGATGGCTGATATTCAAGTTGTAACTCACATTGGTTTTGAAAGTATAGGAACTTCATTTATGCATAGAGGTATATTCCCATGGGAAAACCCAATTCATGCCAATGGACTTGACAATTTAAAGCTCATCCTAACATTACGAATTTATAGCTATAAGTACCACGTATATGCTGGTTTGGCAATTTTAAATCCTTATGCCGAAAGGGATGTAAGAGTTTATGCGGAAGTTGAAAATGAGCTATTCGGTTTAATGATTAGTGAAGATGAAGCGGCGTTTAGGGCAATAATTCAAAAAGCTAAAGATGAAATATTTAGTGAAAAAGAAGGCCCGTTAATGTTAAATGATAATTTGATGGCTAATTATTCGTTGAATCCAAGTGCTGACCACAAACCAAATTCTCATTTATCATTGTTGAGTATGGCCGTTACATGGACACGCTTGGGAAGTAATCCATATAAGAATTTAGTTTGTCAAACTCCTCCATTTAAGTTGAGAGTAGGAATGGTTGAGTACCTCTTCCGAAATGAAGAATTATTAGAAGAGTCCATAAAAGCCGCTATTTATGATAAAAGTATCAGAAAAGATGATCTTGCGTTCCATACTGCAGTTCAAGAATGGGCACATATCGTAGAATCTAAGGATCTTAAAGCCTACAGGAAACACTTTGAAAAGACCAAAGCATTTTTAGCTGATAGATTAGACGCAGGCAGAACAATTAGTACTTTGCTCATTGAAAGACTAAATAAGAATGAAAAAAGTTGA
- a CDS encoding putative colanic acid biosynthesis acetyltransferase WcaF — MKKVDLSTFNNSWWKPGSKLKILAWVCINPITVNSYIPLPQFIKKRILKLFGTKIANGVVIKQKVNIKYPWLLQIGENAWIGENVWIDNLAFTAIGANACLSQGAMLLTGNHDFTKTSFDLMLGEITIGEGAWVCAKSIVGPGVKMGSHSVLGVNSFTSKDLEPYTIYSGNPAKAVKMRQIQ, encoded by the coding sequence ATGAAAAAAGTTGATTTAAGCACTTTCAATAATTCTTGGTGGAAACCAGGATCGAAACTGAAAATCTTGGCTTGGGTATGTATCAATCCAATTACCGTTAATAGCTATATCCCTCTCCCACAGTTCATTAAAAAAAGAATACTTAAGCTTTTTGGAACAAAAATTGCAAATGGTGTGGTTATCAAACAAAAGGTAAACATCAAATATCCATGGCTACTCCAGATAGGAGAAAATGCTTGGATTGGAGAAAATGTTTGGATCGATAACTTGGCTTTTACCGCTATTGGTGCAAATGCTTGCTTATCTCAAGGTGCCATGTTGCTAACTGGAAATCATGATTTCACCAAAACTAGTTTTGATTTAATGTTAGGTGAAATTACCATTGGCGAAGGAGCTTGGGTATGTGCCAAATCAATCGTAGGCCCCGGAGTAAAAATGGGTTCACACAGTGTTTTGGGAGTAAACTCGTTCACAAGTAAGGATTTAGAGCCATATACAATATATAGTGGTAACCCTGCTAAAGCAGTCAAAATGAGACAAATCCAATAA
- a CDS encoding ATP phosphoribosyltransferase → MQSKEVLKIAIQKSGRLSEDSIKLFKECGIKFDVGKSKLKSTSRNFPAEFLFLRDDDIPGYVEDGVADLGIVGNNVLVEHKKEVETVKELGFSKCRLSLAVPREIEYENVSYFEGKSIATSYPNILQAYLDEQKVSAQIHEISGSVEIAPGIGLAEGVCDIVSSGGTLLSNGLKEVDVIFRSEAVLIANKKLSEAKTQLLNKVVFRINAVQKAQNHKYILLNAPNDKLDHIISKLPGMRSPTVLPLAQSGWSSVHSVLQENEFWDSIEELRAAGAEGILVVPIEKMIY, encoded by the coding sequence ATGCAATCAAAAGAAGTGCTAAAAATAGCAATCCAAAAGTCTGGAAGATTAAGTGAAGACAGCATAAAGTTGTTTAAAGAGTGTGGAATCAAGTTTGATGTTGGCAAAAGCAAGCTAAAATCAACTTCAAGAAACTTCCCTGCAGAGTTTCTGTTTTTGCGAGATGATGACATTCCGGGATATGTTGAAGACGGTGTTGCAGACTTAGGAATAGTTGGTAATAACGTTCTTGTTGAACACAAAAAAGAAGTTGAAACTGTAAAAGAGCTTGGCTTTTCAAAATGCAGACTTTCGTTAGCAGTACCTAGAGAAATTGAATATGAAAATGTTTCATATTTTGAAGGTAAGAGCATTGCTACTTCATATCCTAATATACTACAGGCTTATTTAGACGAACAAAAAGTATCAGCACAGATACATGAAATCAGTGGTTCAGTCGAAATTGCTCCTGGAATAGGCCTTGCAGAAGGTGTATGTGATATCGTAAGTTCTGGAGGAACACTCCTAAGTAATGGACTCAAGGAGGTAGATGTAATATTTAGATCTGAAGCTGTTTTAATTGCAAATAAAAAACTGAGTGAAGCAAAAACACAATTGTTAAACAAAGTTGTTTTTAGAATAAATGCTGTTCAAAAAGCTCAGAATCATAAATATATACTTTTGAATGCACCCAATGATAAATTAGATCATATCATTTCGAAGCTTCCAGGTATGAGAAGCCCAACGGTTCTACCATTGGCTCAATCTGGGTGGTCTTCTGTTCATTCAGTTTTACAAGAAAATGAGTTTTGGGATAGCATTGAAGAGTTAAGAGCTGCTGGTGCCGAAGGTATTTTGGTGGTTCCAATCGAAAAAATGATTTATTAA
- a CDS encoding UDP-N-acetylmuramyl pentapeptide phosphotransferase/UDP-N-acetylglucosamine-1-phosphate transferase encodes MDLTFESLINDNRFQIIISVILSLVVTWRAIPVIINICRIRGLMENPVKRSSHASPTPTFGGVAIFAGTLMGYMMWNFKDEDYLIHKVLAGLLILFFLGLKDDLYALAPLKKIGSQVIASLLVVVGSDLRINSFFGIFGVHELPYLVSVLFTLFIFVALINSFNLIDGIDGLAGGIGMVASGAFGLWFSLNEYWSLACLSLALSASLLGFLRYNFSKTSKIFMGDTGSLLVGYLITIFAVKFVHLNQYYNFSPGDNYVSAPVIAIAILSVPIFDTLRVFGLRTLKGKSPFHADRLHLHHLLVDNGMSHLGASFSLYAFTIVISLFTFFLRSFFTNTALSVYVIGVFGMYLLICNSLEIRRYKIRLQELKARNGESHVKISGSSTSSINPN; translated from the coding sequence ATGGATTTAACATTCGAAAGCTTAATAAACGACAACCGATTTCAAATAATTATTTCAGTTATTTTGTCTCTCGTGGTAACATGGAGAGCAATACCTGTGATAATCAATATTTGCCGTATAAGAGGGCTAATGGAAAATCCAGTAAAAAGGAGTTCCCATGCCTCTCCCACCCCTACTTTTGGAGGTGTAGCAATTTTCGCAGGAACACTCATGGGTTACATGATGTGGAACTTCAAAGATGAAGATTACCTGATTCACAAGGTTTTAGCTGGACTTCTAATATTATTTTTCTTAGGATTAAAAGATGACCTTTACGCCTTAGCTCCACTAAAGAAAATAGGTTCTCAAGTAATTGCATCCCTTTTGGTAGTTGTAGGAAGTGACCTTAGAATTAATTCATTCTTTGGGATTTTTGGTGTTCATGAGCTACCGTATCTTGTTAGTGTCTTATTTACCTTGTTTATTTTTGTTGCTTTAATCAACTCATTCAACTTGATTGACGGGATTGATGGCTTAGCAGGTGGAATAGGAATGGTTGCGAGTGGAGCATTTGGGCTTTGGTTTTCGTTAAATGAATATTGGTCTCTGGCTTGTTTAAGTTTGGCCCTATCTGCGTCTCTTTTAGGCTTTTTAAGGTATAATTTCTCCAAAACTAGTAAAATATTCATGGGGGACACCGGCTCACTTCTGGTGGGATACCTCATTACTATTTTCGCAGTAAAATTTGTACATCTTAACCAATATTATAATTTCTCACCTGGGGATAATTACGTAAGTGCTCCGGTAATAGCGATAGCAATTTTATCAGTTCCTATTTTTGATACACTTAGAGTATTTGGCTTGAGAACGCTTAAAGGTAAATCACCTTTCCATGCAGATAGACTACACCTTCATCACCTGTTGGTAGATAACGGAATGTCACACTTAGGAGCTTCATTTTCGCTTTATGCATTCACGATTGTGATATCTCTTTTTACTTTTTTCCTTAGGTCTTTCTTTACCAATACTGCACTTTCTGTGTACGTAATTGGTGTATTTGGAATGTATTTGCTTATATGCAATTCACTCGAAATAAGACGTTATAAAATAAGACTACAAGAGCTTAAAGCTAGAAACGGAGAATCTCACGTAAAAATTAGTGGTTCTTCTACTTCTTCAATCAATCCTAATTGA
- a CDS encoding rhamnulose-1-phosphate aldolase/alcohol dehydrogenase has translation MKQKNYKYVDYLWDQKEADKLNGNEVDLFIYRSNLLGADLRLTNYGGGNTSVKIEDQDPTSGEKLEVMWIKGSGGDIGTLTKGGCAALYLDRLRNLEKVYRGIEHEDEMVALFNHCIFDLNSKAPSIDTPLHAFLPYKHIDHLHPDAAIAIAAAKDGKKITHELFGGKIGWVEWQRPGFDLGLQLRDCYEEALSRGVELDGIMLGSHGLFTWANTSYESYVITLDVVEKCAEYIESKANNVFGGAKVQSLPQADRRSKASSVAPILRGLCSSYQHMIGHFSDADKVLEYVNSNDLERLAPMGTSCPDHFLRTKISPLVVEITDFDDLDGKLLPKFEAYRKMYEAYYNKCKHPNSPAMRDPNPVVILIPQVGMFTFAKDKNTARLASEYYVNAVNVMRGAEAISSYTSLPHQEAFNIEYWLLEEAKLQRRPKPKPLTGKVALITGSAGGIGKAIARKFAEEGGCVVLNDLNEERLEEAHQEFLKDFGKDAVSAVSLNVCDVNSISQAFDYANLAFGGVDILVNNAGISISKSITDHSIEEWDRLYDILVKGQFLLSQKAIEIMRLQKIGGDIINIVSKNAVVAGPNNPGYGSAKAAQAHLSRLMAAEVGTDKIRVNAVNPDAVIAGSNIWSGGWAEGRAKSYGVTVEELPAFYAKRTLLNEIIYPEDIANACFAFVGGLLSKSTGNQINVDGGVPMGFLR, from the coding sequence ATGAAGCAAAAGAACTATAAGTATGTCGACTATCTTTGGGATCAAAAAGAAGCAGACAAACTAAACGGAAATGAAGTAGACCTATTTATTTATCGCTCAAACCTCCTTGGGGCGGACCTCCGATTAACTAATTACGGCGGTGGTAATACTTCAGTAAAAATTGAGGATCAAGATCCTACTTCTGGTGAAAAACTTGAAGTTATGTGGATCAAAGGTTCAGGAGGAGACATAGGTACACTTACCAAAGGTGGATGTGCAGCGTTATATTTAGACAGGCTTAGAAATCTAGAAAAAGTTTATCGTGGCATTGAACACGAAGATGAAATGGTGGCTTTATTTAACCACTGTATTTTTGACTTGAACTCTAAAGCTCCGTCAATAGACACACCACTTCATGCTTTTTTGCCTTATAAACACATCGATCATCTTCACCCAGATGCAGCAATTGCAATTGCAGCTGCAAAGGATGGTAAAAAGATAACTCATGAACTGTTTGGTGGGAAAATCGGATGGGTTGAGTGGCAAAGACCTGGTTTCGACTTAGGTTTACAATTGAGAGACTGTTACGAAGAGGCATTATCTCGAGGTGTAGAGCTTGACGGAATTATGCTAGGCTCTCACGGGCTTTTCACTTGGGCAAATACCTCTTATGAAAGTTATGTAATTACCCTAGACGTTGTTGAGAAATGTGCTGAGTACATAGAAAGCAAAGCAAATAATGTCTTCGGTGGAGCTAAAGTTCAAAGTCTGCCTCAAGCAGACAGAAGATCAAAAGCTTCCTCAGTTGCACCTATATTGCGAGGTCTATGTTCTTCATATCAACATATGATTGGACATTTCTCCGATGCAGACAAGGTTTTGGAATACGTGAACTCAAATGACTTGGAAAGACTAGCTCCTATGGGAACGTCATGTCCTGACCATTTCTTGAGAACTAAAATTTCTCCTCTAGTAGTTGAGATTACTGATTTCGATGATTTAGATGGTAAGTTATTGCCAAAGTTTGAAGCATATCGTAAAATGTATGAGGCTTATTACAATAAGTGTAAGCACCCAAACAGCCCAGCGATGCGTGACCCAAATCCGGTAGTAATTTTAATACCACAAGTTGGTATGTTCACTTTTGCTAAAGATAAAAACACTGCTAGGTTAGCATCTGAATACTATGTGAACGCTGTAAATGTAATGCGTGGTGCCGAGGCTATTTCCTCATATACTTCACTTCCTCACCAAGAAGCTTTCAATATCGAATATTGGTTGCTAGAAGAAGCGAAATTGCAAAGAAGACCAAAACCAAAACCATTAACCGGTAAAGTAGCATTAATCACTGGAAGTGCTGGTGGTATTGGTAAGGCAATTGCACGCAAATTCGCTGAAGAAGGTGGCTGTGTTGTTCTTAATGATCTTAACGAAGAAAGACTTGAAGAAGCTCACCAAGAGTTTTTAAAGGATTTTGGAAAAGACGCTGTAAGTGCTGTTAGTTTAAATGTATGTGATGTGAATAGTATTTCACAAGCATTTGATTATGCTAACCTTGCGTTTGGTGGCGTTGATATTTTAGTAAATAATGCTGGTATCAGTATATCTAAGTCAATTACTGATCATTCTATTGAGGAATGGGATAGACTTTACGATATATTGGTAAAAGGTCAATTCCTTCTTTCTCAAAAAGCAATTGAAATCATGAGATTGCAGAAAATTGGAGGTGATATTATAAATATTGTTTCTAAAAATGCTGTAGTTGCTGGACCAAATAACCCAGGTTATGGCTCAGCAAAAGCTGCCCAAGCTCACTTATCACGCTTAATGGCCGCTGAAGTTGGAACAGATAAAATAAGAGTAAATGCCGTAAATCCAGATGCAGTTATTGCAGGATCAAATATTTGGTCTGGAGGTTGGGCAGAAGGTAGAGCAAAATCTTATGGAGTTACAGTAGAAGAGCTTCCTGCTTTCTATGCGAAACGTACACTATTAAATGAAATAATCTACCCTGAGGATATTGCAAATGCTTGTTTTGCTTTTGTAGGAGGTTTGTTAAGCAAATCTACTGGAAATCAGATCAATGTAGATGGAGGAGTTCCAATGGGCTTCTTAAGATAA
- a CDS encoding histidinol dehydrogenase, which produces MQIILNPEKEKRSELLKRPVFDFQEIEARVSPILSEVRNKGDEALRQFALDFDNILLNEFEVSKQEVISLGDEIPEDLKAAIQVAFDNITTFHKTQLTEPVVIETMPGVKCWRKQVGIDKVGIYIPGGTAPLFSTVLMLAIPAKLSGCKEIILCSPSNHPAIYYAASLAGVDRVFRIGGAQAIAAMAYGTETVPQVYKIFGPGNQYVTIAKQLVSKEGIAIDMPAGPSEVAVLADDSANPAFVAADLLSQAEHGVDSQVLLVSTSKELIDKVNIEVNKQVELLPRKDFALKSLENSKAIYVSNQAEAIDILNEYAAEHLILAIDNAKEVAEQITNAGSIFIGHYTPESCGDYASGTNHTLPTNGFARAYSGVSVDSFTKKITYQEISKDGLEKLGPSVVTMAKAEGLDGHANAVSLRIS; this is translated from the coding sequence ATGCAAATAATTCTAAATCCTGAAAAAGAGAAAAGGAGCGAACTGCTTAAAAGGCCTGTATTTGATTTTCAGGAAATAGAGGCAAGGGTAAGTCCAATTCTCTCTGAGGTGAGAAACAAAGGGGACGAGGCTTTAAGGCAATTTGCCTTGGACTTTGATAACATTCTACTAAATGAATTCGAAGTAAGTAAGCAGGAAGTTATAAGCCTAGGGGATGAAATTCCTGAAGATCTTAAGGCTGCAATTCAAGTAGCCTTTGACAATATTACAACTTTTCATAAGACACAATTAACTGAACCAGTTGTAATTGAGACTATGCCTGGTGTTAAGTGTTGGAGAAAACAAGTAGGTATAGATAAGGTTGGAATTTACATTCCTGGAGGAACTGCTCCCTTGTTTAGTACGGTACTTATGCTGGCAATTCCCGCAAAACTCTCTGGTTGTAAAGAAATAATACTTTGTTCGCCAAGTAACCATCCTGCAATTTATTATGCGGCAAGTTTAGCCGGTGTTGATAGAGTTTTTCGCATTGGTGGTGCACAAGCAATAGCTGCAATGGCTTATGGAACTGAAACTGTTCCTCAAGTTTATAAGATTTTTGGGCCGGGAAATCAATATGTTACCATTGCGAAGCAATTAGTATCTAAAGAAGGAATAGCTATTGATATGCCTGCTGGTCCTTCAGAAGTAGCAGTTTTAGCAGATGATTCTGCCAACCCAGCTTTTGTTGCAGCAGATTTACTTTCTCAGGCAGAACATGGTGTTGATAGCCAAGTTTTATTAGTTTCAACTTCAAAGGAGTTAATTGACAAGGTAAATATAGAAGTGAACAAACAGGTAGAACTACTGCCTAGGAAAGATTTTGCCTTGAAGTCCTTGGAGAATTCGAAAGCCATTTATGTTTCTAATCAAGCCGAGGCAATAGATATATTGAATGAATATGCCGCAGAGCATTTAATTCTAGCTATTGATAATGCCAAAGAAGTGGCCGAGCAAATAACAAATGCAGGTTCTATATTCATAGGTCATTATACTCCTGAATCATGTGGAGATTATGCTTCGGGTACAAATCACACATTACCAACAAATGGATTTGCACGAGCATATAGTGGTGTCTCAGTTGACAGTTTTACAAAAAAAATCACTTATCAAGAAATAAGTAAAGATGGATTGGAAAAGCTTGGTCCAAGTGTAGTTACTATGGCTAAAGCTGAAGGATTAGATGGCCATGCTAATGCGGTTTCCTTAAGAATAAGTTAA